The Alosa sapidissima isolate fAloSap1 chromosome 8, fAloSap1.pri, whole genome shotgun sequence genome contains a region encoding:
- the LOC121715257 gene encoding uncharacterized protein LOC121715257 isoform X2: MGDSERTFLDVAIMEALPELPAVNKNILEEHLQSIGVETSEDLRFVTEADLMTGLRPVQARKLISIWKQKYQTPENSSGQLSSVESLSSLSLSPRSSTSTSSSSSGLDTQGDDSFEVPWGKMPEEVMDSLERGKRPGPRLRRQMIRIVVTEMMEKSPHVGKKHSTDVAKKMVAKYPSSLQDVIEGDIVGTGYHSIVKQLQNRIENVRRTSTPKIRKRKHQTDVSDHTDEIPLEERAAMQDTYGCVKWNVKFLPLEETQESQQQKMEKLKVMFQQSDANSEEVKCLMKSTFYTQRQHVNQGKSIKCLREEWPFWFDELGMSIHFKELTGIDLKETFTRNLDLKGKRLLDYMTTVCVNKSKRFLQNYARLQRMRGPQSGCSDDVIEMILLLLSYFDEKEESMFFHVEDTCLVEEVQLEQVPLTPTIIVCGVFS; the protein is encoded by the exons TCCAGCGGTGAACAAAAACATCCTGGAGGAGCACTTACAGTCCATTGGAGTCGAGACCTCTGAGGATCTACGCTTTGTAACAGAGGCAGATTTAATGACCGGACTAAGACCTGTGCAAGCCAGAAAGCTTATTTCTATTTGGAAACAGAAAT ACCAAACTCCCGAGAACAGCTCAGGACAGCTATCATCTGTGGAATCGCTGTcatcgctctctctttcacccagaAGTTCAACGTCAACCTCATCCAGCAGCTCAGGACTCGACACACAGGGGGACGACAGCTTTGAAGTTCCATGGGGGAAAATGCCAGAGGAAGTGATGGATTCTCTGGAGAGGGGAAAAAGGCCAGGCCCAAGACTGAGGAGGCAAATGATCCGGATTGTTGTGACTGAGATGATGGAAAAAAGCCCTCATGTAGGTAAAAAGCATTCAACTGACGTTGCAAAAAAAATGGTGGCAAAATATCCCAGTTCTCTGCAAGATGTAATAGAGGGCGATATTGTTGGAACAGGCTACCATTCGATTGTCAAACAGTTGCAAAACAGAATTGAAAATGTGAGGCGCACTTCAACACCCAaaataagaaaaagaaaacatcagACTGATGTCTCAGACCACACAGACGAGATCCCATTAGAAGAGAGAGCAGCAATGCAGGACACTTATGGATGTGTTAAATGGAATGTAAAATTCCTGCCCCTTGAAGAAACTCAAGAGAGCCAGCAGCAAAAGATGGAAAAACTCAAAGTGATGTTCCAACAGTCTGATGCCAATTCAGAGGAGGTAAAATGTCTAATGAAGTCCACTTTTTACACACAGCGTCAACATGTCAACCAGGGAAAAAGTATCAAATGCCTTAGAGAGGAGTGGCCATTTTGGTTTGATGAACTTGGCATGTCGATCCACTTCAAGGAACTCACTGGGATTGACCTCAAAGAGACATTCACACGGAATTTGGATTTGAAGGGAAAAAGGCTGCTCGACTACATGACCACAGTTTGTGTCAACAAGAGCAAGAGGTTCCTTCAGAATTATGCAAGGCTTCAGAGGATGCGGGGACCGCAGAGTGGCTGCTCAGATGATGTGATCGAGATGATCCTGCTTCTGCTAAGCTACTTTGATGAGAAGGAGGAGTCCATGTTCTTCCATGTAGAAGATACATGTCTGGTAGAAGAGGTCCAACTGGAGCAAGTACCTCTGACACCCACTATTATTGTCTGTG